CGCGAGGGAGCGTGCGATGACGAAGGCCACACGGACCGCGAACACTCCGGCACCACCGTGGCACTCGCCCTGATCTACCTCGACGACCAGGTCGTCTTTTCCGGGGGAGGGCACGGTGCTTTCCTCCGTGATCCCCCTCGGCCCCGGAACGGCCTGACCTCGGCCGGATGCCGGGCGCGCACGCCGGACACCAAGACCGGCACGGCCACCGCCCGGAGTACTCGCGAGCTCTCCGGAAGGTGCAGCCACAGGTGGGTGGGCACGGCGTTGCGGCACTGAGCTACCGATGGCTGCAACAATCTCGATATATCCAAGATGCGCCTTTGATCCCTCGACGTTTACTGATGCAAACTGTCCAAGTCCCAGGACCGGCTGATCGCTGGAGGACGAGCGTGGGCACGCTGACCGTTTCGGGCTCGCTCACCGCCCGCATGGTCCTCATGGTCACCGCCTTCACCGGTGCCATGGTCCTGACCTCTCCGAGTGTGCTGTCCGACGCAGTCCTGGCCTGCGTCGCCGTCCGGGCGACGCGTCGGCGAACAGCGCAGCTACGGCCGGGCCCCACCTCGGCCACAGAAGCGCGGTGACCCCGTGCCACGCTCTCGATCGGAACTCCCTGACACACCTCCGGGGCTGTCGCCCACACGGTGGCTCCTCCGGGTGGCACTCGACGATCCGCAGTGCCTCCCGGAGACCCTGGCCGCCTTCGCGGTGCGGCGGCTCGGCCCAGCCGCTGCCCGCTCGGTCGCCCGTATCAGGAAGGACCACCCGGATATGGATCCGGCAGGGCTCCGTGCACTGGTGACGGCCAGGGGGCGGCGTGCCACGGTCTCCGAAGGCGCCTTCGTGGGTGGCCCGTTCCTGCTTTTCGTACCTGTCGCGTTCTGCGCTGCGCTGCTCAGGCAGGCCCGTACGGTCCTGGAGCTGGCCGCGCTGAGAGGCGACGATCCCACGGCCGACGACCGCGCCGCCGAGCTTCTCGTCCTCCAGGGCGTGCACGAGAACCCCGTCCGGGCACGGGAGGCTCTCAGGGTCTGCCACGGGGAACACTCGGCCACCCGCAAGCGGTCCGCGCTTCGGCATCCCGTCGTGCTGTGGAACCTGACCCTGCGCATGGCCCGGGTGCTGGGACTGCTCACGGCGCCCGAGCGCACCGGCTGGTCACACAGGCTGGTGCAGGCAGGCCGATGGGTTCTGTTGGGGCTGGTGTTCGTGGTGGGCATCGTCGCCCCTCTGGTCTGGCTGCCCTACATGGCGATGTCGTATCACCAGGCCACCACTCGGTTGACGGACCGGGCCACAGCCTTCTACTTCACCGATTCCGCGCTGGTCTCCCGGCGGCGGTCGCACCTCGACCCTGCCTCGCTCGCCGGCGCCGCCCGCACCCTCCTCTCCCTTCTGGTGCCGGTCGCCCTGGTCGCGGCCACCCTCGTCACGGGCGTACGGATCGCCGGCAGCAGTTGGCCGGTCGTGGGCATCCTCCTGTTCACTGCCTCCGTCGCGGCCGGCGCAGTGTGGCACTGGCGTCGGCGCCGCCACAGGAAATCCGGCGGGTGACAGAGGGCGGGAAGCGGAGGGCATTCGCCAACTCGGCTTCCTGCCCCTGGTGCGGCCCGCCGAGTTGTGGGCGGGCCGGCGGCCGGGTCCCGGTGGGTACGCTCGACTGCATGGTGCAGAGCGGCGCGGAAGACGTCGACGGGTATCTCGACGAGGTGGCGGAGGGGCGCAGGGAAGCCCTGACCAGGCTGCGGCAGCTGTGTTGTACGGAGCTCAAGGGGTTCGAGGAGGTCATGGCGTACGGAATGCCCGCATACGTGCGGGACGGCGCTGCCGAGATCGCCTTCGCGAGCCAGAAGCAGTACGTCTCGTTCTATCTTCTGCGGTCTGATGTCCGGGAGGCGTTCACAGCGCGGCTGGCTGCGCAGGACATGGGCAAGGGCTGCCTGCGATTCCGGAAACCGGAGGGCATCGACTTCGACTTGGTGCGAGACCTGTTGAGGGCTACCGCGGCCGCGTCGGGCAAGAGCTGCTGACGGCCGGGGCAGGCGACGCCGCAAGCACGCCGCGGCCAGGCGTCAGCTGGCTCCATCCTGAACCGCCTCTGGCGCTAGTTCCCTTCGGCTGTCGACCGAATTCTCAGCCGCGCTCGCGGAGGTATGCGTCCAGCTCTGCGGCCCCGGTCAGCATCGCCCGCCCGCGGGCGGACAGCCGGCCCCGCCAGTCGCACAGTGCGGCCTCCAGCGGCTCAAGGCCG
The DNA window shown above is from Streptomyces sp. NBC_01445 and carries:
- a CDS encoding DUF1801 domain-containing protein, which encodes MVQSGAEDVDGYLDEVAEGRREALTRLRQLCCTELKGFEEVMAYGMPAYVRDGAAEIAFASQKQYVSFYLLRSDVREAFTARLAAQDMGKGCLRFRKPEGIDFDLVRDLLRATAAASGKSC